One Callospermophilus lateralis isolate mCalLat2 chromosome 6, mCalLat2.hap1, whole genome shotgun sequence genomic region harbors:
- the LOC143401001 gene encoding putative vomeronasal receptor-like protein 4, with protein sequence MGLNYVKGMIFMFLTGLGTVLNMCVLVNYLCYFRSTVKSIHLVIIHLPFTNIITLLTRGMPMTIFSFGLRSLLGDVACKVVVYLSRVARGLSISTTSLLTVVQAITISPRGSNWGSLKPRSAWHIFPLLVFFWILNSLISMNLPFYIKHISSMNTSKIIRSDNYCYFQLQNWTIGWIFIVLMVLRDAVFQGAMGGASGYMVFLLHKHHQQVLHLQTSKLLYRTPPEVKAAKSVLLLMLCFLFFYWTSCFMSLYVTFSLEKHFLKRSALEFLDLGYAILSPFVLIHRDGHLAECWRAQ encoded by the coding sequence ATGGGTTTAAATTATGTAAAAGGAATGATCTTCATGTTTCTAACAGGACTTGGAACTGTGCTTAACATGTGTGTTCTTGTGAACTATTTGTGCTATTTTAGGAGCACTGTAAAATCTATCCACCTCGTTATCATCCACTTGCCTTTTACAAACATCATAACACTTCTTACAAGAGGCATGCCAATGACAATATTCAGTTTTGGGTTGAGAAGCCTCCTAGGTGACGTAGCCTGTAAGGTGGTGGTTTACCTCAGCAGGGTGGCCAGAGGCCTGTCCATCAGCACCACCAGTCTCCTCACAGTGGTCCAGGCCATCACCATCAGCCCCAGAGGTTCTAACTGGGGAAGCCTGAAGCCCAGGTCAGCATGGCACATCTTTCCGTTGTTAGTCTTCTTTTGGATACTTAATTCCTTGATCAGCATGAACTTGCCATTTTATATTAAACACATAAGCAGCATGAACACATCAAAAATTATTAGAAGTGACAACTACTGTTATTTTCAATTACAAAACTGGACAATTGGATGGATTTTTATTGTTCTCATGGTCCTTCGAGATGCTGTGTTCCAGGGTGCCATGGGCGGGGCCAGTGGCTACATGGTCTTCCTCCTCCACAAGCACCACCAGCAGGTGCTCCACCTTCAGACCTCCAAGCTCCTCTACAGAACCCCCCCTGAGGTGAAGGCTGCGAAGAGTGTCCTCCTTCTGATGCTCTGCTTTCTCTTCTTCTATTGGACAAGTTGCTTTATGTCTTTATATGTAACTTTCTCCTTAGAGAAGCATTTCCTAAAAAGAAGTGCTCTAGAATTTTTGGACCTTGGCTATGcaatcctcagcccatttgtgctGATTCACAGGGATGGACACCTGGCTGAGTGTTGGCGTGCTCAGTGA